The segment ACATCACCGTCCGCTGGTCCGCCGCGCAAGAGGCACAGTTTCAACGGCTTTGAGGCCAAAAGTCTTTCAAGACTTTTGACCGGAAAATTTGAATTTTCCGACCCCCGCCTCAGATGTAGCTGAACCTGACCGGAGACAGCCAAATGACCCTCATCCTGCTATATATTTCAACCTTCGTGATATTCCTCGGGCTTGATTACCTTGGCCTGACCAATATCGTAAAACCTGTTTTTGACCGCCATATCAGCGCGTTATTGTTGGAAAACTTCCGCATCATGCCGGCGTTCGCTTTCTACGCCTTTTATGTTGGGGTCTTGTTGTGGTTCGTGTCGTGGCCCGCCGTGACACAGGATAAGTCGCTGTTTTGGGTGCTGGGCAATGCTGCGTTGATCGGTGCGATGGGGTATGGCACCTATGAATTCACCAATCTGGCGGTGATGAAAGACTGGACGTGGGACATGGTGGTAACGGATTTGACCTGGGGCACAGCGCTGACCGCAGTGTCTGCAACCGGCGGCGTCTATATAACACGCGCCTTGCTTTAGGCACCCGTTTCCGACGCCCATCGCCAAGCGCCCGGTTGCAGATCGTTCAAGGCCCAATCGCCGATTTGCCAGCGGATCAATCGCAGGGTCGGCAGGCCGACATGGGCGGTCATCCGTCGCACCTGCCGGTTGCGCCCTTCGCGGATCGTGATGCGCAACCATGCATCCGGCACAGTTTTTCGAAACCGCACAGGCGGGTCCCGTTGCCACAAGCCTTCGGGTGTATCAATCTGGGTGATCTCTGCAGGGGCGGTTTTGCCATCTTTCAGGATCACCCCCTTTCGTAGCGCGTCCAGACCAGCCGCATCCGGCGTGCCCTCGACCTGAACCAGATAGGTTTTCGGACGTTTGTATTTCGGATGGGCAATACGTGCCTGCAAGGCCCCGTTGTCCGTCAATACCATCAACCCTTCACTGTCGCGGTCCAGCCGGCCTGCGGGGTAAAATCCGGGCTCGTTGATATAGGCGGACAGGGTCGGGCGCTTTGATCCTTCGGTGCCCTTGTCGGTGAATTGTGACAGGACGCCGAAGGGTTTATTCAACAGGATGACGCGGTTCATGGTGATACGGGGGTCAGTGTTGTCACCCCCACCGATGCTGCCCGTGCAAGGTCCGCATCCAGCGACATCGGGATATATTCGCCGCGCCGCCACAGTTGCGCCAGATCATCATAATGGCGCGACAGAAAATGGCCGGATTGGCCGGTTGAGCTGACAAAAACCGACGAATCCGGATCGGCAAAATCGTAAACTCCACGGTAGCCTGCGCCGTGAACGTTGTTGAAAGGGTCAGGATCGCTGCCTTTGGTCAACCCGCGTTGCAAAGTATGATCCCCACCCGATGTCGATTGGCGGATGTTCACAAAATAGCGCAGCACCGGCACTGTTCCCAAAACCTGATGGTCATGGGTCGCCTGATGCGCATCTCCCCAGCGCAGGCTTTCCAGTTCCGGGCCCCACGTCTCGTTGATCCAAAGCAGCGCATCATCGAGCGCCAGCCGCGCCATCTCAGCGCAATCTTCGACGCGGGCCGATTGCAATACGTCACACCAGACGCTCGCGCCGTTCACATCGCGAAATACACGTTCGATGAACAGCGGTTGCACATGATCGAATTCAGCGGCCAGCGGGCCAAGTTCGTCCTGTATCAACCGTTCCTGAAGGCTGCGCAGCCACGCGGCATAGATCAGCGGTTCGGGCATATGTTCGTTCATCTCACCCGACCAGCCCGCCAGCAGGATCAAGGCCCGCTGACGCTGGCGTTCGGCTGTACCGTCAGCGGCGGCTTCACCGGTGAACCACAATTCTGCGCCAATCAGAGGCAGGAGCGAGCGTGCGGTAAAGCTGACCGTATCAAGCTGTGCTTCGATAAAGCTGTCGCGGGTGTGGACCTGCCGCGTTTGCATCAACCGTTGCCAGCGCTGCACCCGCTGCGTGTCGCCCCAAACAAACGAGACATGGTTGGGAAACGGGCGATCCACGGTTTTGTTGTTGGTATTGCCCAGAATGCCGCCGACTGGTGCGATAAATTCCGGATTGGCCGTATAGGGCAGGGTGCCCTGCCAGCGGTTCGCCGCGACCCAACCTTGCGAGGGCATGCGCCCCTGACTTTGGTGACCTGCGTCGCGTCGCGGCATCGCACCGATCATCTTCATTGCGATATTTTCGCGGTCCACCAGCGTCAGGTTCTGCGCCGGTGCGATATAGGTTTGCGCGGCCTTGATCCCGTCTTCTACGGATTTCGCATCCATCAGGGCCATTGCCGCTGCCAGCGACGTGTCGCGCGGGGTTAGTACCGTCCAGTTGACAGATGTAACGTGACCCGGCGGGGTGATGCTGGCGAGGTTGTAGTGCGTTCCGGGCAGCACCGGCCCGTTTTCCGTCCAGCGCAGCGTCAGCGTTACAGGATCTTCGTCTTTAATGGTGATGATCGATGCGCGGGTGGTAAACTCCTTGAACCCCTCCGGTGTGCGGTATTGTTCGCGATTATCGGGGTTTATTTCTTCGATATAAACATCCTGATCATCAAGATAAGCGGAGGTCAGCCCCCAGCCCAAAGCGCCACTGCGCCCTGTCAAGACAACCGGCATGCCCGGAATTGTGCCCCCAATCACACCACCGGATTGCAACTCAAGCCGCGCCAGATACCAAACCGACGGGGCGGTAAAGCCCAGATGCGGATCATTGGCCAGCAAGGTGCCACCGGACGCGGAACGCGAAGGTGCGGCCGCCCAAGCATTGGACGCACCGGCAAAGGCCAAATCCTTGAACGGGGACAACGGGTGGGGATCGAGCGGCATATTGGCTGCATGCCGGCTCACATCAGGAAACAGGCTGGCGTATTCGGGCAAGGCGGCCACACCCGATCCGGGAAAGTCGGGCAGAATGTCGCGCACCCGCTTTTCATCCGGCAGGGCCAAAGAGGTGCGGGCACGGATGACTTCGGCCTGAAGGTGGCCCGACAGCTGCACCCCTAGCAGTTTTGTGATCGCAACCGAATCTGCCGGACGCCAGGGGGCCATCGGCGCATTAAACAGCAGCATTTCAGGGGCACCGCGCCCCAAGGCTTCGGAGTTGATCTGGTTCAGGCGCGCGTTCACACCTGCAGAATAAGCTTCGAGGGCGGCGCGGGTTTTCGCGTCCAGCGTGGCGGCGGATTGCACTGACAGCGGATAAAGGTCCAAGCGGCGCATCAGCTTGTCGATGTCCAGCGTGGAGGATCCGAAAACTTCGCTTAGCCGCCCCTGCGCCGTGCGGCGCAGCATGATCATCTGCCACATGCGGTCCTGCGCATGGGCAAAGCCAAGACCAAAGAACACATCCGCATCCGACTCGCCAAAGATATGGGGCACATTGGCGTTGTCGCGCACGATTTCGACAGGTGCCTCCAAACCGCGCACCGTCACATCATCGGTGTAATCTGGCAGGGATCGCGAAGCGAGCCAGTAGACCGTAGCGATGGTCAGCACGCAAAGCACCACGAGGGTGGCGGCAAGGCGGATAAGCCAGCGAAAGATCAGGGCCATAGGGCGCTCCGGGTGTTTTGGTCGCCTGTCGATACCGCAACTTGGGGGCATGTAAAAGTACATCCCTTGAGGGACGCGCGGACAGCGGGGAATTTCGAAGGATCTAACGCCGCTGTGCACGCGCAAACGGGGGGCGTTTGGCGAGAGTGCGGACAGTATATAAGGCCAAAAAGAGGAGGGGGCGCCGGTCTGGTCGTGAGTGCGGTGCCGAGATTATTGGGGTAGAGAGGGACGCGCCGCAGATTGCGGATGCACGGCGCGTCTTTTCGTGCGTTCAGGGGATGATGCGGGTGTATTTTGTGCCTTCCAGCGTCGCGCCAACCCGCAGGCCGGCGCGCCCGAAGACCGCGGCGAGCACGGGGGCGAGTGCGGTTGTTGTCGCCGCCTCGACCGAGTCACCGCGATCGGAGATCACATATTCAAGGTCGGCGCCTGCCGCCCAACCCGGCGAACGGCGAAAGCCCATCAGCGCGTCCTCGGTCATGAAGAACAGCACATGGGCATATTGCTGTGCGCCGATTTGCAAACCACCGGAGGCTTTGGCGACGGAATAGTAATCTACCGTTGTGTCATTGATCAGCAAGGCACCGCGCCCGTAAGCACCGCCCAGACCAAGGCCCGCTTCGGTGACCAATGGCATAACCAGCATGCCGTTGGCTTTCTGCGCCAGTTGCAAAGTGTTGGGGTAGCTGCGGTACATTTCGTCCAGCGTGGCGCTGACACGTGCGTCGATGGTTTGCGAACCATATCCGCCCACACCGTTGCCGCATGCAGCCAGTGCAGCACCAGCCGCCAATGCGCCAAAGGTAAAGGCGCGCCGCGCATAAATCGGATTGCTCATCTTGTTTGC is part of the Sulfitobacter geojensis genome and harbors:
- a CDS encoding YSC84-related protein, whose protein sequence is MSNPIYARRAFTFGALAAGAALAACGNGVGGYGSQTIDARVSATLDEMYRSYPNTLQLAQKANGMLVMPLVTEAGLGLGGAYGRGALLINDTTVDYYSVAKASGGLQIGAQQYAHVLFFMTEDALMGFRRSPGWAAGADLEYVISDRGDSVEAATTTALAPVLAAVFGRAGLRVGATLEGTKYTRIIP
- a CDS encoding DUF2177 family protein, coding for MTLILLYISTFVIFLGLDYLGLTNIVKPVFDRHISALLLENFRIMPAFAFYAFYVGVLLWFVSWPAVTQDKSLFWVLGNAALIGAMGYGTYEFTNLAVMKDWTWDMVVTDLTWGTALTAVSATGGVYITRALL
- a CDS encoding penicillin acylase family protein; the encoded protein is MALIFRWLIRLAATLVVLCVLTIATVYWLASRSLPDYTDDVTVRGLEAPVEIVRDNANVPHIFGESDADVFFGLGFAHAQDRMWQMIMLRRTAQGRLSEVFGSSTLDIDKLMRRLDLYPLSVQSAATLDAKTRAALEAYSAGVNARLNQINSEALGRGAPEMLLFNAPMAPWRPADSVAITKLLGVQLSGHLQAEVIRARTSLALPDEKRVRDILPDFPGSGVAALPEYASLFPDVSRHAANMPLDPHPLSPFKDLAFAGASNAWAAAPSRSASGGTLLANDPHLGFTAPSVWYLARLELQSGGVIGGTIPGMPVVLTGRSGALGWGLTSAYLDDQDVYIEEINPDNREQYRTPEGFKEFTTRASIITIKDEDPVTLTLRWTENGPVLPGTHYNLASITPPGHVTSVNWTVLTPRDTSLAAAMALMDAKSVEDGIKAAQTYIAPAQNLTLVDRENIAMKMIGAMPRRDAGHQSQGRMPSQGWVAANRWQGTLPYTANPEFIAPVGGILGNTNNKTVDRPFPNHVSFVWGDTQRVQRWQRLMQTRQVHTRDSFIEAQLDTVSFTARSLLPLIGAELWFTGEAAADGTAERQRQRALILLAGWSGEMNEHMPEPLIYAAWLRSLQERLIQDELGPLAAEFDHVQPLFIERVFRDVNGASVWCDVLQSARVEDCAEMARLALDDALLWINETWGPELESLRWGDAHQATHDHQVLGTVPVLRYFVNIRQSTSGGDHTLQRGLTKGSDPDPFNNVHGAGYRGVYDFADPDSSVFVSSTGQSGHFLSRHYDDLAQLWRRGEYIPMSLDADLARAASVGVTTLTPVSP
- a CDS encoding pseudouridine synthase, producing MNRVILLNKPFGVLSQFTDKGTEGSKRPTLSAYINEPGFYPAGRLDRDSEGLMVLTDNGALQARIAHPKYKRPKTYLVQVEGTPDAAGLDALRKGVILKDGKTAPAEITQIDTPEGLWQRDPPVRFRKTVPDAWLRITIREGRNRQVRRMTAHVGLPTLRLIRWQIGDWALNDLQPGAWRWASETGA